In one Culex quinquefasciatus strain JHB chromosome 2, VPISU_Cqui_1.0_pri_paternal, whole genome shotgun sequence genomic region, the following are encoded:
- the LOC119767981 gene encoding uncharacterized protein LOC119767981, with amino-acid sequence MFKFLIVVLAVIAAALAAPQVFYNTPVSYAYSSGVVRPSFYSGSYVPTAYSTGSYVASPAAAYSYGAYPYAYL; translated from the exons atgttcaaattc CTAATTGTCGTTCTGGCCGTCATTGCCGCCGCCTTGGCCGCTCCCCAGGTCTTCTACAACACGCCGGTGTCCTACGCGTACTCCTCCGGTGTCGTCCGGCCGTCGTTCTACTCCGGAAGCTATGTCCCGACCGCTTACTCCACCGGATCGTATGTGGCCTCCCCCGCTGCTGCCTACTCGTACGGTGCCTATCCGTATGCTTACCTGTAA
- the LOC119767976 gene encoding uncharacterized protein LOC119767976: protein MAPVCDNLSIEETPGPSRTASSPPSIPSSSDMAESTHDFVLLSDDESIEVLDNESDYAPEGATVTATATAAAVDQEESKHLSFMDGANEDEKESLKKVVQNEAEVEAQSEIDLPHYAPTSMASRYQEEPKTIRHSNDDYGCCEGNFEEEPPLASSSQFGELTTEQQLNINEQNEDVKSEIPLPEVIITEADETIKSEEGMTESVLSGSTAVVEQLEADDTIVEGAEQVIPEEPKPATAKIAEIPVIAYFSSSDGKEYVRVEQQMPWKVDQLNCAARLANVDLEIRLHNEGCLLLVDENFVAKVRVLDLAPVTDSTNFIQAKTMLFWQLRIVRILQDELMADRDRSRTGLLTSINRIRNKPSNHTNDAIQLLEIIQSSEDLDYRSLCEKLRENTVISASLREQATQLLQLEDGAARRNRFLNRFHVTFTDDASGLGQTLEQFRVSVIDNHIKSLLEKAPEYLQTQLKEVPETILIRISVCDIKVFHDMDHVLNPDIFKDPLQDLAKRWIKHVRKSTNFTGSLTNPVYFSLCRSLEELILEITSRSSHTKEALLKSDKCGWHPLKTIHWSSPTDFTKCLEREYQFIMKLLKHFDPASGNTKPFDYQPRRLIDCTTATESVSTIGKIFRRLFRHSQANPLGIADEFYAWYCMLDDALAHLLPNRDNKLDVFEHVLQNYVLLISNATIDQMETIRVITHNTLRFIVQTVPFLDPEKANSCEDKQILQLQLDTVNRLVTESQSTNSFRDLIDVFSRYWENRSTVIENIPSKQAIPEMEQIKTNLFTVVLIALQKNVSAERLVDFFRTYNDFLIDLDNVSFDWLIKPISMFKMDGMINMKIVELVETKWSKTDIATYRVINPKKFTKLINVLAEDGDDSSSIGPKHYIVEIITKLLGNITSQLQHSRWTSGTELTDHEQIESATVLISAIRSSLLYLQEQAEYVSYDLFLDESLKPFSNVSENSESSSDFTKRIGLIKESFYFFRRQNEMSMDEALKMFRELNVGVQSAQEPIVQAYKHYTEHFEKYMLQTIPEITAAILSSKKSILFKNWTPKYKQETLPQLLAGITAVWSIMASKDVSGTGKYLKPHCIQVLCVLRLLGVDNVENGVAKHLAQVLTGQGKSLVLGLIATVLALTGHNIQVVCYNKYLVERDAQDFQALFNAFGVPKVINYSTYDGMANLVLSPEVDGKPVKLRLLVEDLLVSGTNVKGLKKPASQIQDNSVMLMDEVDVFFSRDYYGNGYYPVATPEILGLDKIQEKIWNLVRDVGLRTSQDIFSKIITFINTVQFEGNQGFNKFYNKPGSYDILEYENSVVVRKTTTNKALFEDHLNRMITDAINVVVKPSSHWMDYRLNPNGLITCKYNERFVNFFKVRYFNVFNYFRLKKQDFVKKIDIEENYGYLNIRCGSLSYAMLPKNFPLILGVTGTLTTLNQHEKDAIDRLYNIRQSSVMPTFFGCSNMQFDPLEHFHAEVPETRWMGEIFTRAHAAIASKRAVIVFFQDESSLEKFQSEYAGQFDRLNVLTENTDEQKQEQLITEAGVAKTVTLATRGMGRGVDFKSSVSVEKNGGVHVIQTFFSLDVKEETQIRGRTARKDNKGSYELIVCEEHLKQQGLFKAGETVSYASIDAERTKLALAESKDVAELINKESGDHHTTMNYLQSFFK, encoded by the coding sequence ATGGCCCCTGTGTGTGATAACTTGAGTATCGAAGAAACTCCCGGACCATCTAGAACTGCGTCATCACCACCATCGATTCCTTCGAGTTCTGACATGGCCGAATCCACGCACGATTTCGTtctgctgagcgacgacgaatcGATCGAGGTGCTGGACAACGAATCGGATTATGCACCGGAGGGCGCGACGGTGACGGCCACCGctacggcggcggcggtggatCAGGAAGAATCGAAACACTTAAGTTTCATGGATGGGGCAAACGAGGACGAAAAAGAGTCCCTTAAAAAGGTGGTGCAGAACGAGGCAGAAGTGGAAGCACAGTCGGAGATTGACTTACCGCATTACGCACCAACGTCGATGGCTTCCAGGTACCAGGAGGAACCGAAAACTATTCGGCACTCGAATGACGATTACGGATGTTGCGAGGGCAATTTCGAGGAAGAACCACCACTGGCCAGCTCTAGCCAGTTTGGGGAACTTACGACGGAGCAGCAGTTAAATATCAACGAGCAAAATGAGGACGTAAAGTCGGAGATTCCGCTGCCAGAAGTTATCATCACAGAAGCGGATGAAACAATCAAGTCTGAAGAAGGAATGACTGAAAGTGTGCTCTCCGGATCAACGGCCGTGGTTGAACAGCTGGAAGCTGATGATACCATCGTAGAAGGCGCTGAACAAGTCATCCCGGAAGAGCCAAAACCAGCGACAgcaaaaatagctgaaatcCCAGTAATCGCCTACTTTTCTAGTTCCGATGGAAAAGAGTACGTTCGGGTGGAACAGCAGATGCCGTGGAAGGTCGACCAGCTCAACTGCGCCGCCCGGCTGGCCAACGTAGACCTGGAGATCCGACTGCACAACGAGGGTTGCCTCCTGCTCGTGGACGAGAACTTTGTTGCCAAAGTAAGGGTGCTTGACCTCGCTCCAGTAACCGATTCCACCAACTTCATTCAGGCCAAAACGATGCTCTTCTGGCAACTTCGCATTGTCCGGATCCTGCAGGACGAACTTATGGCAGACCGAGATCGCAGCCGTACTGGTCTGCTGACCAGCATCAACCGCATCCGGAACAAACCCAGCAACCATACCAACGATGCGATCCAACTGCTGGAGATCATTCAAAGCTCCGAGGATCTCGACTACCGTAGTCTGTGCGAGAAGTTGCGCGAGAACACCGTCATTTCAGCTAGTTTGAGGGAGCAAGCTACCCAGCTATTGCAGCTTGAAGATGGTGCAGCGCGCAGGAATCGATTCCTTAACAGATTCCACGTCACGTTCACTGACGATGCTTCCGGACTGGGTCAAACGCTGGAACAGTTTCGCGTATCGGTGATCGATAATCACATCAAGTCTCTACTGGAAAAGGCTCCCGAGTACCTGCAAACTCAGCTCAAGGAAGTTCCGGAGACGATTCTGATCCGGATCAGCGTCTGCGATATTAAAGTGTTCCACGACATGGACCACGTTCTGAATCCGGATATTTTCAAGGATCCGCTGCAAGATCTTGCCAAACGATGGATCAAGCATGTGAGAAAGTCAACAAATTTCACTGGTTCTTTAACAAATCCAGTGTACTTTTCGCTGTGCAGAAGCCTGGAGGAGCTCATCCTCGAAATCACCAGCAGATCTAGCCACACAAAAGAAGCATTGCTCAAGAGTGATAAATGTGGATGGCATCCCCTCAAAACGATTCACTGGTCGTCCCCAACGGACTTCACCAAATGTCTGGAACGAGAGTACCAGTTTATCATGAAGCTGCTAAAACACTTCGATCCAGCATCCGGAAACACCAAACCGTTTGACTACCAACCCCGTCGACTGATCGATTGCACCACAGCAACCGAATCCGTTTCCACGATCGGCAAAATCTTCCGCCGACTGTTCAGACACTCGCAGGCCAACCCGCTGGGAATCGCCGACGAGTTCTACGCCTGGTACTGCATGCTGGATGACGCTCTTGCGCACCTCCTGCCCAACCGAGACAACAAACTGGACGTCTTCGAGCATGTCCTGCAAAACTATGTCCTGCTCATCTCCAACGCCACCATCGATCAAATGGAGACGATCCGCGTCATCACGCACAACACCCTTCGCTTCATCGTCCAGACGGTTCCCTTCCTGGACCCCGAAAAGGCCAACTCGTGTGAGGATAAACAGATCCTGCAACTCCAGCTGGATACCGTCAACCGCCTTGTCACAGAGTCGCAATCAACCAACAGTTTCCGCGATCTGATCGACGTGTTCAGCAGATACTGGGAGAACCGAAGCACCGTCATCGAGAACATCCCATCGAAGCAGGCCATCCCCGAGATGGAACAGATCAAAACGAACCTCTTCACGGTCGTGTTGATCGCACTGCAGAAGAATGTCTCAGCTGAGCGTTTGGTCGACTTTTTCCGCACGTACAACGACTTCCTCATCGATTTGGACAATGTTTCCTTTGATTGGCTCATCAAACCCATTTCGATGTTCAAGATGGACGGCATGATCAACATGAAGATCGTCGAACTGGTGGAAACCAAATGGAGCAAAACCGACATTGCAACGTACCGAGTGATCAACCCCAAAAAGTTTACCAAATTGATCAACGTTCTGGCGGAGGATGGAGATGACAGTTCATCCATCGGTCCGAAGCACTACATCGTTGAAATCATCACAAAGTTGCTCGGAAACATCACTTCTCAGCTGCAGCACTCCCGCTGGACATCCGGAACTGAACTAACAGATCACGAACAGATCGAATCAGCCACCGTTCTCATCTCGGCCATTCGTAGCTCCCTGCTGTACCTCCAAGAACAAGCCGAATACGTTTCGTACGATCTGTTCCTGGACGAGAGTCTCAAACCGTTCAGCAACGTGTCCGAGAACAGCGAATCGTCAAGTGACTTTACCAAGCGCATCGGACTCATCAAAGAATCGTTCTACTTCTTCCGGCGACAGAACGAAATGAGCATGGACGAAGCGCTGAAGATGTTCCGCGAGTTGAACGTCGGGGTGCAGAGTGCCCAAGAACCGATCGTTCAAGCGTACAAACACTACACGGAGCACTTTGAGAAGTACATGCTGCAAACCATCCCGGAGATAACCGCTGCAATTCTCAGCTCCAAAAAGAGCATTCTCTTCAAAAATTGGACACCAAAGTACAAGCAGGAAACGCTGCCTCAACTCCTTGCCGGAATCACCGCGGTCTGGTCCATTATGGCGTCCAAGGATGTCTCCGGAACTGGCAAGTATCTCAAGCCGCACTGCATTCAGGTGCTGTGCGTGCTGAGACTGCTCGGCGTGGACAACGTCGAGAACGGCGTTGCGAAACACCTGGCACAGGTTCTGACCGGACAGGGTAAATCCCTGGTGCTAGGATTGATCGCGACTGTGCTTGCCCTCACCGGCCACAACATCCAGGTGGTCTGCTACAACAAATATCTGGTGGAACGAGATGCCCAGGACTTCCAAGCTCTGTTCAACGCCTTTGGAGTGCCCAAGGTTATCAATTATAGCACGTACGATGGCATGGCCAACTTGGTCCTCTCGCCGGAAGTGGACGGCAAGCCGGTGAAGTTACGATTGCTGGTGGAAGACCTTCTGGTCTCGGGAACCAACGTGAAAGGACTGAAGAAGCCGGCCTCCCAGATCCAGGACAACTCGGTGATGCTGATGGACGAAGTGGACGTTTTCTTCTCCAGAGACTACTACGGCAACGGATACTATCCGGTAGCGACTCCGGAGATTCTCGGACTAGACAAGATCCAAGAAAAGATCTGGAATCTTGTAAGGGATGTTGGGCTCCGTACCTCGCAGgacattttcagcaaaattataACCTTTATCAATACAGTGCAGTTTGAGGGCAACCAAGGGTTCAACAAGTTTTACAACAAACCAGGATCGTACGACATTCTAGAATACGAGAACAGCGTTGTGGTACGCAAAACTACCACCAACAAGGCTCTTTTCGAGGACCATCTGAATAGAATGATCACCGACGCAATTAACGTCGTTGTGAAACCAAGCTCGCACTGGATGGACTACAGGCTCAACCCAAATGGACTCATCACCTGCAAATACAACGAACGGTTCGTGAACTTCTTCAAGGTACGCTACTTCAACGTATTCAACTACTTCCGGTTGAAAAAGCAAGACTTTGTAAAGAAGATTGACATCGAAGAAAACTATGGCTATCTCAACATTCGCTGTGGTTCCTTGTCGTACGCCATGCTACCAAAAAACTTTCCACTCATTCTGGGCGTTACCGGAACACTGACCACGTTGAACCAGCACGAGAAGGATGCCATCGATCGGCTCTACAACATCCGTCAGTCATCCGTCATGCCGACGTTCTTCGGGTGCTCCAACATGCAGTTCGATCCGCTAGAGCACTTCCACGCCGAAGTCCCAGAAACCCGCTGGATGGGCGAGATCTTCACCAGAGCGCACGCAGCCATCGCATCTAAGCGTGCCGTGATCGTGTTCTTCCAAGACGAGTCCTCGCTGGAAAAGTTCCAATCCGAGTACGCTGGCCAGTTCGATCGACTGAACGTGCTCACCGAGAACACCGACGAACAAAAGCAGGAGCAACTCATCACCGAAGCAGGCGTAGCGAAAACCGTTACCTTGGCCACTCGCGGAATGGGTCGCGGAGTCGATTTCAAATCCAGCGTTTCGGTCGAGAAAAATGGCGGCGTCCACGTGATTCAGACGTTCTTCTCGCTGGACGTCAAGGAGGAAACCCAAATCCGGGGTCGGACAGCTCGGAAGGACAACAAGGGAAGCTACGAGTTGATCGTTTGTGAGGAACACCTGAAGCAGCAAGGACTGTTCAAGGCTGGCGAAACGGTATCGTATGCCAGCATTGATGCGGAACGAACTAAGCTAGCTCTCGCAGAGAGCAAGGACGTGGCGGAGTTGATCAACAAGGAATCTGGTGACCATCATACCACAATGAATTATCTTCAGTCGTTTTTTAAGTAA